From a single Helicovermis profundi genomic region:
- the hgcA gene encoding mercury methylation corrinoid protein HgcA yields MASRYDVKTIKKAVENLKHQDISDVNIKHLYKGVIDDIKIIDTYLSAKDKIGNIGVRLGFHREDHKVKPGLYAIGSPSENDNLIVTCNYKLTFDIVRNSLEGINIWLLLLDTDGVNVWCAAGKGSFGSAELIYSLEKFNVERHINHKNIIVPQLGAPGIQSHLVKEITGFTIKYGPIHIKDLKNYINNGYKTDENIRKVTFNLFDRLKVSTLELVIGMKYFLIAMISLLILTFIIPSFNLSRSLKLINHYFLTLITATILFPALLPYLPFRMFYKRAFILGVLFNIIFLVSYNSCSLFSIGNSIISVVLISYIGLNFTGSSTFTSLSGVKKEMNEAVPILSILGILSIFVIVIALLLEVF; encoded by the coding sequence ATAGCATCAAGGTATGATGTAAAAACTATTAAAAAAGCTGTAGAAAATTTAAAACATCAAGATATCAGCGATGTAAATATAAAACATCTTTATAAAGGTGTTATTGATGATATAAAAATCATTGATACATATTTAAGTGCAAAAGATAAAATAGGGAATATTGGTGTTAGACTTGGTTTTCACAGAGAAGACCATAAGGTGAAACCAGGCTTATACGCCATCGGTAGTCCTAGTGAAAATGATAATTTAATTGTTACTTGCAATTATAAATTAACTTTTGATATTGTAAGGAATTCTCTAGAAGGCATAAATATATGGCTTTTACTACTAGATACTGATGGAGTAAATGTATGGTGTGCTGCCGGTAAAGGTTCTTTTGGTTCAGCAGAGCTAATATATTCACTTGAAAAGTTTAATGTTGAAAGGCATATTAACCACAAAAATATTATTGTTCCTCAACTAGGTGCACCAGGTATACAAAGTCATCTTGTAAAAGAAATTACAGGTTTTACTATTAAATATGGTCCTATTCATATTAAAGACTTAAAAAATTACATCAATAATGGATATAAAACTGATGAAAACATAAGGAAAGTTACATTTAATCTTTTTGATAGATTAAAAGTTTCTACTTTAGAACTAGTTATTGGTATGAAATATTTTTTAATCGCTATGATAAGCTTATTAATATTAACTTTTATAATACCTAGTTTTAATTTAAGTAGGTCGCTAAAATTAATTAATCATTATTTTTTAACTCTTATAACTGCAACAATTCTATTTCCAGCATTATTACCATACCTTCCCTTTAGAATGTTTTATAAAAGAGCTTTTATATTAGGTGTTTTATTTAATATTATATTTTTAGTTTCTTATAATAGCTGTAGCCTTTTTTCTATAGGTAATAGCATAATTTCAGTTGTCTTAATATCCTATATAGGTCTTAATTTTACTGGTTCATCTACCTTTACATCTCTTTCAGGTGTAAAAAAAGAAATGAATGAGGCTGTACCAATTTTAAGCATTTTGGGAATACTTAGCATATTTGTCATAGTTATCGCTTTATTATTGGAGGTGTTTTAA
- a CDS encoding (deoxy)nucleoside triphosphate pyrophosphohydrolase, whose protein sequence is MKHLTVTAAILVNNNEILCMQRSFNKYDYISYKFEFPGGKVEKNETFENSLSRELKEEMNLDIDVKKDQFYETINHKYPDFSITMHSYMIYIDKREFELKEHKSFVWLKKEELLTLDWAEADIPIVNMLIRGEKQWQ, encoded by the coding sequence TTGAAGCATTTAACCGTAACGGCTGCAATATTAGTAAATAACAATGAAATATTATGTATGCAAAGATCATTTAATAAATATGATTATATTTCATATAAATTTGAATTTCCTGGTGGAAAAGTAGAAAAAAATGAAACTTTCGAAAATTCTTTATCAAGAGAATTAAAAGAAGAAATGAATTTAGATATTGATGTAAAAAAGGATCAATTTTATGAGACTATTAATCATAAGTATCCTGATTTTTCAATTACAATGCATTCTTATATGATTTATATAGATAAGAGAGAATTTGAATTAAAAGAGCATAAATCTTTTGTTTGGTTAAAAAAAGAAGAGTTATTAACACTTGATTGGGCAGAGGCTGATATACCAATTGTAAATATGTTAATAAGAGGAGAGAAACAATGGCAATAA
- a CDS encoding nucleoside triphosphate pyrophosphohydrolase, giving the protein MKTYNKLVRDKIPQIIEESGKECSIKYADKDETLKYLISKFDEEIKEFKEEYSVEELADILEIIYGITNNMGIDFSELEMIRKKKYEERGGFNEGIILEKVW; this is encoded by the coding sequence ATGAAAACTTACAATAAACTCGTAAGAGATAAAATTCCACAAATAATAGAAGAATCGGGTAAAGAGTGTTCTATAAAGTATGCTGATAAAGATGAAACTCTAAAATATTTAATTAGTAAATTTGATGAGGAAATTAAAGAGTTTAAAGAAGAATATAGTGTAGAAGAATTAGCTGATATTTTAGAAATTATATATGGTATTACTAATAATATGGGTATTGATTTTAGTGAACTTGAAATGATTCGAAAGAAAAAATATGAGGAACGTGGTGGTTTTAATGAGGGAATTATTTTAGAAAAAGTTTGGTAA
- the hgcB gene encoding mercury methylation ferredoxin HgcB, whose amino-acid sequence MKYLDNVVSLKYDANKCIGCKKCYEVCPHRVFIIKNNKAVLDKIDSCIECGACMMNCPSNAIEVDQGVGCASAIISGFIKRNKFLSKFIKKDSCC is encoded by the coding sequence ATGAAATACTTAGATAATGTTGTAAGCTTAAAATATGATGCAAATAAATGTATTGGTTGTAAAAAATGTTATGAAGTCTGTCCACATAGAGTATTTATAATAAAAAATAATAAAGCTGTTCTTGATAAAATAGATTCTTGTATTGAATGTGGAGCATGTATGATGAATTGTCCTAGTAATGCCATTGAAGTAGACCAAGGTGTAGGATGTGCGAGTGCTATTATTAGTGGATTTATAAAAAGAAACAAATTTCTATCAAAATTTATTAAAAAAGATTCTTGCTGTTGA
- a CDS encoding DUF2075 domain-containing protein, protein MIKFFKSELNKSSLNSIKEYEYGVNWPVVYILQGKKEAYVGESTNVLRRTKNHLDNEDRKNLNLIHIISDNEFNKSAALDIESKLIEYISADGKYKLQNNNRGLREHNYYQKSKYEDKFKVIWDELISMKFANNKIIDIENSDLFKLSPFKVLTEDQVDIVDSIENSIKNNYTSNHIVQGEPGSGKTILAVYLAKYLLSNGDNSIEKIGLVVPMVSLRGTVKRVFKKIKGLNTSMVIGPYDVAKTTDKYDLLIVDEAHRLTQRKKLSNYRAFDLVNEKLGFDKNIGSQLDWILKMSKHVVLFYDRNQSVKPSDINIDKFSNMNANRYYLKSQFRVKAGIEYTKYIESILKNTVKNKIEFINYDLRLFYDVNEMIELIKSKNSEVGLCRNIAGYAWKWVSKKDKTKYDIFIENYKYRWNSTNLDWINTENAIDEIGCIHTVQGYDLNYAGVIIGPELAMVNGEINYIEKNFRDLNTKTSTLTVSEMKNYIINIYKTLMTRGISGTYIYVCDNNLREYFSKYINKYSININDSNILNIEILNKYNFVVKEILFPNNKYISFVAESKEAYLHNHYNQIVKLIAEKLIKLFNNFDLKEINNNKIVDVKNQVEIILKSKNIKYKSDAPYRLINEYILIIN, encoded by the coding sequence ATGATAAAATTTTTTAAATCTGAATTAAATAAATCGTCACTAAATAGTATTAAGGAATATGAATATGGTGTTAATTGGCCAGTCGTGTATATATTACAAGGGAAAAAAGAAGCGTATGTGGGCGAATCAACAAATGTATTAAGAAGAACCAAAAATCATTTGGATAATGAGGATAGAAAAAATTTAAATCTTATTCATATTATATCTGATAATGAATTTAATAAATCTGCAGCATTAGATATTGAATCAAAATTAATTGAATATATTTCTGCAGATGGCAAATATAAACTTCAAAATAATAATAGAGGATTAAGAGAACATAACTATTATCAAAAAAGCAAATATGAAGATAAATTTAAAGTTATATGGGATGAATTAATTTCTATGAAATTTGCCAATAATAAAATTATTGATATTGAAAATAGTGATTTATTTAAATTGTCACCATTTAAAGTTTTAACAGAAGATCAAGTAGATATTGTTGATTCTATAGAAAACTCTATTAAGAATAATTATACTTCAAATCATATTGTACAGGGAGAACCAGGTTCAGGAAAAACTATTTTAGCGGTTTATTTAGCAAAATATCTACTTTCAAATGGTGATAATAGCATTGAAAAAATTGGTTTAGTTGTACCTATGGTATCGTTGAGAGGTACTGTTAAAAGAGTTTTTAAAAAAATTAAAGGTCTAAATACATCAATGGTTATAGGACCTTATGATGTAGCAAAAACAACAGATAAATATGATTTGCTGATAGTAGATGAAGCTCATAGGTTGACACAGCGAAAAAAATTAAGTAATTATAGAGCGTTTGATTTAGTTAACGAAAAACTAGGCTTTGATAAAAATATAGGTTCACAACTTGATTGGATACTCAAAATGTCTAAACATGTAGTTCTTTTTTATGATAGAAATCAATCAGTAAAGCCTTCAGATATTAATATTGATAAATTCAGTAATATGAATGCTAATAGGTATTATTTAAAATCTCAGTTTAGAGTTAAAGCTGGTATAGAGTATACAAAGTATATTGAGAGTATATTAAAAAATACTGTAAAAAATAAAATTGAATTTATAAATTACGATTTACGATTATTTTATGATGTTAATGAGATGATAGAATTAATTAAATCAAAGAATTCTGAAGTTGGTTTATGTAGAAATATTGCTGGATATGCATGGAAGTGGGTTTCAAAAAAAGATAAAACTAAATATGATATTTTTATTGAAAATTATAAATATCGATGGAATAGTACTAATTTAGATTGGATAAACACTGAGAATGCGATTGATGAAATTGGTTGTATTCACACAGTTCAAGGTTATGATTTAAATTATGCTGGTGTAATTATTGGTCCTGAATTAGCAATGGTTAATGGAGAAATAAACTATATTGAAAAGAATTTTAGAGATTTAAATACAAAAACTTCTACATTAACTGTTTCAGAAATGAAAAACTATATAATTAATATCTATAAAACGTTAATGACTAGAGGGATAAGTGGTACTTATATTTATGTTTGTGATAATAATCTAAGAGAATATTTTAGTAAATATATAAACAAATATTCTATAAATATCAATGATAGTAATATATTGAATATCGAAATTTTGAATAAATATAATTTTGTTGTAAAAGAAATTTTGTTTCCAAATAATAAATATATTTCTTTTGTTGCTGAATCAAAAGAAGCATATTTACATAATCATTATAATCAAATAGTAAAATTGATTGCTGAAAAATTGATTAAACTATTTAATAATTTTGATTTGAAAGAAATAAATAATAATAAAATAGTAGATGTTAAAAATCAAGTTGAGATTATTCTAAAAAGTAAAAATATTAAATATAAATCGGATGCACCTTACAGATTGATAAATGAGTATATTTTAATAATTAATTGA
- a CDS encoding membrane dipeptidase — translation MSYAYSSATIIASHSNARNINNIRRNLTDKQIIAIYKRNGIIGINANKSIIMKDKTKQTVNTLCDHIDYIVSKSSDKNVGFGFDLCNKFYDNLDNIDLLKDHSEAYLIVVELINRGYSDASIKRIVGLNFYELLLENLK, via the coding sequence ATTTCCTATGCATATTCAAGTGCAACTATTATTGCTTCTCATTCAAATGCAAGAAATATTAATAATATAAGAAGAAATTTAACTGATAAACAGATCATTGCAATATACAAGAGAAATGGAATTATTGGAATCAATGCAAATAAATCCATTATTATGAAAGATAAAACTAAACAAACAGTCAATACATTATGCGATCATATTGATTATATAGTAAGTAAAAGTTCAGATAAAAATGTAGGATTTGGGTTTGATTTATGTAATAAATTTTATGATAACTTAGATAATATAGATTTACTAAAAGACCATAGTGAAGCTTACTTAATAGTAGTGGAGCTAATTAATAGAGGCTACTCTGATGCAAGTATTAAAAGAATTGTTGGACTTAATTTTTATGAATTGCTTTTGGAAAATTTAAAGTAG
- a CDS encoding DEAD/DEAH box helicase family protein: MYKTNLDTNINYCTNSDHLLINYIKEMIYKSKKIDVIVAFIKTSGIDALKNEFEYIRDNKIPFRLITGTYLGITDPTAIYKLKTLLNGHGEIKFYSDEKRSFHPKAYFFNTENEDYLYIGSSNLSKTALMIGVEWNYRIKKSNDIKSYTGYENEFEKIFNSESYYVTDEILKSYSMLRKTPKIHTYSLNNKTIGHLAKEGSYDSQYKIAESNLEYNITPIASPKDIQIEALYELNRTRNEGNNKALVVAATGVGKTFLAAFDSKNFKRVLFIAHRNEILKQAYNTFAKIRPNQSISYYNAIEKNTNSNIIIASIQTLNKNLLDFSSDYFDYIVIDEFHHSAANSYQKLLNYFNPKFLLGLTATPDRMDNKDIYAYCDYNVAYEVDLFSAINKGWLSNFHYYGIYDETINYNNISFINGKYIEKELEKSLINKERYNLILKHYKRHHSKQALGFCVNINHAENMAKFFNKMNIPSIAVHSKSNNRDKALTDLKEGNIKIIFAVDIFNEGIDIRSLDTVLMLRPTESSIVFLQQLGRGLRLEKNKKFLTVLDFIGNYKKINLAPILLSGKHKILSNSKININKLLNNDFLPDGCKINFDMQIIDLFEKYNNDSRTIQEKIDEEYFRIKEDLGKVPTRVELFTYFNEDLYQTMRKKSKNNLFRDYIESINRLEKNKESTIYNTFSHKFINMLELTSMNKLYKLPILLSFYNDGNIQMTITDNDISKNFKHFYSIGQHRLDMIKDSSTRNYKNWTNYDYIKLAYRNPIKFLSKTESKFFTLVDNEFILNKKLAEFIKNEEFINQFKDVIEYRRLKFLKDNLLKKEEAILKLLQ; encoded by the coding sequence ATGTATAAAACAAATTTAGATACTAATATTAACTACTGCACAAATTCAGATCATCTACTAATAAATTATATCAAAGAAATGATATATAAATCAAAGAAAATTGATGTAATTGTAGCATTTATAAAAACGTCTGGAATAGATGCTTTAAAAAATGAATTTGAATATATTAGAGATAATAAAATTCCATTTAGACTTATTACAGGAACGTACTTAGGTATTACTGATCCTACAGCTATTTATAAATTAAAAACCCTCTTAAATGGTCATGGCGAAATTAAATTCTATTCAGATGAAAAAAGAAGTTTTCATCCTAAAGCATATTTTTTTAATACCGAAAATGAAGATTATTTATATATTGGTTCATCAAATTTATCAAAGACAGCTTTAATGATTGGTGTTGAATGGAACTATAGAATAAAAAAAAGTAATGATATAAAATCATATACTGGTTATGAAAATGAATTTGAAAAAATATTTAATAGTGAAAGCTATTATGTAACAGATGAAATTTTAAAAAGTTATTCTATGTTAAGAAAAACTCCAAAAATTCACACTTATTCACTAAATAATAAGACGATAGGTCATTTAGCTAAAGAAGGTTCCTATGATAGTCAATATAAAATTGCAGAATCAAATTTAGAGTATAATATAACCCCTATTGCATCACCCAAAGATATCCAAATTGAAGCACTCTATGAACTTAATAGAACACGAAATGAAGGAAATAATAAAGCACTCGTAGTTGCAGCTACCGGTGTTGGAAAAACTTTTTTAGCAGCATTTGACTCGAAAAATTTTAAAAGAGTTTTATTTATTGCCCATAGAAATGAAATTCTTAAACAAGCTTATAATACATTTGCTAAAATAAGACCTAATCAAAGTATAAGTTACTATAATGCTATAGAAAAAAATACTAATTCAAATATAATAATAGCTTCAATACAAACATTAAATAAAAACCTATTAGATTTTTCTAGTGATTACTTTGACTATATAGTAATAGATGAATTCCATCACAGCGCTGCTAATTCTTATCAAAAATTACTTAATTATTTTAATCCAAAATTTTTACTTGGCTTAACAGCAACACCCGATAGAATGGATAATAAAGATATCTATGCATATTGTGATTATAATGTTGCATATGAAGTAGATTTATTTTCAGCAATTAATAAAGGATGGCTATCAAACTTCCATTACTATGGAATATATGATGAAACTATAAATTATAATAATATTTCATTTATAAATGGAAAATATATAGAAAAAGAATTAGAAAAATCACTTATTAATAAAGAGAGATATAATTTAATACTAAAACATTACAAAAGACATCATTCAAAACAAGCACTTGGATTTTGTGTTAATATTAATCATGCAGAAAATATGGCAAAATTTTTTAATAAAATGAATATACCTTCCATTGCAGTTCATAGTAAATCAAATAATCGGGATAAAGCATTAACAGATTTAAAAGAAGGAAATATAAAAATAATATTTGCAGTAGATATATTTAACGAGGGTATTGATATAAGGTCTCTTGACACAGTACTCATGCTTAGACCAACAGAATCTTCAATAGTATTTTTGCAACAACTAGGAAGAGGGCTACGACTAGAAAAAAATAAAAAGTTCCTAACTGTACTAGATTTTATAGGCAACTATAAAAAAATTAACCTCGCTCCTATATTACTTTCTGGAAAACACAAAATACTAAGTAATAGTAAAATTAATATAAACAAACTTCTAAATAATGATTTTCTTCCAGATGGATGTAAAATAAATTTTGATATGCAAATTATAGATTTATTTGAAAAATATAATAACGATTCTAGAACGATACAAGAAAAAATTGATGAAGAATATTTTAGAATTAAAGAAGACTTAGGCAAAGTTCCTACAAGAGTAGAACTATTTACTTATTTTAATGAAGACTTATACCAAACAATGAGAAAGAAAAGTAAAAACAATTTATTTAGAGACTATATAGAGTCAATCAACCGTCTTGAAAAAAATAAAGAATCAACCATATATAATACATTTTCTCATAAATTTATTAATATGTTAGAATTAACATCAATGAATAAATTATATAAGTTACCTATACTTCTTTCTTTTTATAATGATGGAAACATACAAATGACAATAACAGATAACGATATATCAAAGAATTTCAAACATTTTTATTCTATTGGTCAACATAGACTAGATATGATAAAAGATAGTAGTACTAGAAATTATAAAAATTGGACTAATTACGATTACATTAAATTAGCATATAGAAATCCAATAAAATTTTTAAGTAAAACAGAAAGCAAATTCTTTACTTTAGTAGATAATGAATTTATTCTCAATAAAAAACTAGCAGAATTTATTAAGAACGAAGAATTTATTAATCAATTTAAGGATGTTATCGAATATAGAAGACTTAAATTTCTTAAAGATAATCTTCTAAAAAAAGAAGAAGCTATATTAAAACTTTTACAATAA
- a CDS encoding nucleotide pyrophosphohydrolase, whose translation MDKLAEITKKIIDFRNKRNWKKFHTTENLSKSISIEAGELLEHFQWGDDYNNEEISEELADILIYSILMAESIDVNIFDIIEKKLIKNEKRFPVDRVYGTSGKNTKVIE comes from the coding sequence ATGGATAAATTGGCGGAAATCACAAAAAAAATAATAGATTTTAGGAATAAAAGGAATTGGAAAAAATTCCATACAACTGAAAATTTATCAAAATCTATATCAATAGAAGCAGGAGAATTATTAGAGCATTTTCAGTGGGGAGATGATTACAATAATGAAGAAATTTCAGAGGAACTTGCTGATATTTTGATTTACTCAATACTCATGGCAGAATCAATTGATGTAAATATTTTTGATATAATTGAAAAAAAATTAATTAAAAATGAAAAGAGATTTCCTGTAGATAGGGTATATGGAACTAGTGGTAAAAATACTAAGGTGATAGAATAA
- a CDS encoding DUF3427 domain-containing protein, producing MAIRDEISRSLTTGFIDNGEVSLEKYRPKLLVNNHIKGQKVLTSIIRELNLCDEFFFSVAFITYSGLLVLLNTLKELESKNIKGKIIASQYLNFTEPKALKKLLSFKNIELRMVVDEALHAKGYIFRKNDHYDLIIGSSNLTQSALSTNKEWNIKISSMDKGSLIMETVSEFNKTFENGVKVDDLWIEEYSKIYKFTKARKTSDEKSLLNVSEENPAYNINKNLIPKISPNAMQVEALKGIEKIRELGEKKALLISATGTGKTYLACFDVAKVNPKRLLFLAHREQILNQSIESFKRVLGNNISVGKVGGGKKELDKRFIFSTIQTMSKKYLLKDLKEDYFDYIVVDESHRAGAKSYQRILSRFDAEFLLGMTATPERTDDYNICKDFNYNIAYEIRLEEAMRENMLSPFHYFGITELFIDGNEIRDQSEFKYLINEDRVNNIVEKIEFYGFQGDYVKGLIFCSRNDEAQELSNMFNRRGYKTTSLSGSNTQEKRLSAIACLEDENDENHLDYIFTVDIFNEGVDIPKINQVVMLRPTSSAIIFVQQLGRGLRKAHNKDYVVVLDFIGNYKNNFMIPIALSDDRSFNKDTIRRFVAEGNRIIPGASTVNFDAISKKKIYDSIDKTNFSSVNFIKESYKNLKYRLGRIPSLMDFEEHDSLDVARIFENKSLGSYYKFLSKYEAEYLIKLNDLQIKYIEFISVKLAVGKRPHELIVINEILNNEKDILNSLKHKLIEEYKIDVKEKTIVNVRNVLTNEFATGSSRKTYEKCMILENNKETYIASKEFLKQLEDTNFKNIVKELVDFGLYRNKKYYGKPYKSTSLQLYNKYSYEDVCRLLEWEKNVVSLNIGGYKYDEKSKTYPVFINYHKENTINDSIKYEDRFETSSRLVAISKSKRTPESNDVKTAYNAEKLGVSMELFVRKNKEDKGSKEFYYLGRMNTAGEPKPIKMNGSGLNAVEIVYGLETGVREDIFEYICEG from the coding sequence ATGGCAATAAGAGATGAAATTAGTAGAAGTCTCACTACGGGATTTATTGATAATGGTGAAGTTTCTCTAGAGAAATATAGACCAAAACTATTAGTTAATAATCATATAAAAGGTCAGAAAGTATTAACAAGCATAATTAGGGAACTTAATTTATGTGATGAGTTCTTTTTTTCTGTAGCTTTTATTACATATAGTGGATTACTAGTTCTACTAAATACTTTAAAAGAACTTGAATCAAAAAATATAAAAGGTAAAATAATTGCATCTCAATACTTGAATTTTACAGAACCTAAAGCATTAAAAAAATTACTATCATTTAAAAATATTGAACTTCGAATGGTAGTAGATGAGGCCTTACATGCTAAGGGATACATATTTAGAAAAAACGATCATTATGATTTGATTATAGGAAGTAGTAATTTAACACAAAGTGCATTAAGTACAAATAAAGAATGGAATATAAAAATATCATCAATGGATAAAGGTTCTTTAATAATGGAAACTGTTTCTGAATTTAATAAGACTTTTGAAAATGGAGTTAAAGTTGATGATTTATGGATTGAAGAATACAGTAAAATATATAAGTTTACTAAGGCAAGGAAAACATCAGATGAAAAATCTTTACTAAATGTTAGTGAGGAAAATCCTGCCTATAATATAAATAAAAATCTAATTCCTAAAATAAGTCCTAATGCAATGCAAGTTGAGGCACTTAAAGGTATAGAGAAAATCAGAGAACTTGGAGAAAAAAAAGCACTTCTTATCTCTGCAACTGGTACTGGTAAAACATATCTTGCTTGTTTTGATGTAGCAAAAGTGAATCCTAAAAGATTACTTTTTTTAGCTCATAGAGAGCAGATATTAAATCAATCTATTGAAAGTTTTAAGAGAGTTTTAGGAAATAATATAAGCGTAGGTAAGGTAGGTGGTGGAAAAAAAGAATTAGATAAAAGATTTATTTTTTCTACTATACAAACTATGTCTAAGAAATATTTACTTAAAGATTTAAAAGAAGATTATTTTGATTATATTGTAGTTGATGAATCCCATAGAGCAGGAGCTAAAAGCTATCAAAGGATACTAAGTCGTTTTGATGCTGAGTTTTTATTAGGTATGACAGCTACTCCAGAAAGAACAGATGACTATAATATTTGTAAAGATTTTAATTACAATATAGCCTATGAAATTAGATTAGAAGAAGCTATGAGAGAAAATATGCTTTCTCCATTTCATTATTTTGGAATTACAGAGTTATTTATAGATGGAAATGAAATAAGAGATCAAAGTGAATTTAAATACTTAATTAATGAAGATAGAGTTAATAATATAGTTGAAAAAATAGAATTCTATGGTTTTCAAGGTGACTATGTAAAAGGATTAATATTTTGTAGTAGAAATGATGAGGCGCAAGAATTATCAAATATGTTTAATAGAAGAGGATACAAAACAACCTCTCTTAGTGGATCTAATACTCAGGAAAAAAGATTGAGTGCTATAGCGTGTTTAGAAGATGAAAACGACGAGAATCACTTAGACTATATATTTACGGTTGATATTTTTAATGAAGGTGTAGATATTCCCAAAATTAATCAAGTTGTTATGCTTAGACCAACGAGTTCAGCCATTATATTTGTTCAGCAACTAGGTAGAGGACTAAGAAAAGCACATAATAAAGATTATGTAGTAGTATTAGATTTTATTGGTAATTATAAAAATAATTTTATGATTCCAATTGCCTTGTCAGATGATAGAAGTTTTAATAAAGATACAATAAGAAGATTTGTGGCAGAAGGAAATCGTATTATTCCAGGAGCTAGCACTGTAAATTTTGATGCAATATCTAAAAAGAAAATTTATGATTCTATTGATAAAACAAATTTTTCAAGTGTAAATTTCATAAAAGAAAGCTATAAAAATTTAAAATATAGGCTTGGAAGAATACCTTCACTAATGGATTTTGAAGAGCATGATTCATTAGATGTTGCTAGAATATTTGAAAACAAATCATTAGGTTCTTATTATAAGTTTTTAAGCAAATATGAAGCAGAGTATTTAATTAAGCTAAATGATTTGCAAATAAAATATATAGAATTTATCTCAGTTAAATTAGCGGTAGGTAAAAGGCCACATGAACTTATTGTTATAAATGAAATATTAAACAATGAAAAAGATATTTTAAATAGTTTAAAACATAAATTAATTGAAGAATATAAAATAGATGTAAAAGAAAAAACCATAGTAAATGTAAGAAACGTCTTAACAAATGAATTTGCTACTGGAAGCTCAAGAAAAACATATGAAAAATGTATGATTTTAGAAAATAACAAAGAAACTTATATTGCCTCAAAAGAATTTTTAAAGCAATTAGAAGATACAAACTTTAAAAATATTGTTAAAGAATTAGTTGATTTTGGACTATATAGAAATAAGAAATATTACGGCAAGCCTTATAAGTCAACTAGTTTACAATTATATAATAAGTATTCATATGAAGATGTATGTAGACTACTTGAGTGGGAGAAAAATGTAGTTTCTTTAAATATAGGTGGATATAAATACGATGAAAAATCTAAAACTTATCCTGTATTTATAAACTATCATAAAGAAAATACTATAAATGATTCTATAAAATACGAAGATAGATTTGAAACAAGTTCAAGATTAGTTGCAATTTCTAAGTCAAAACGAACACCAGAATCTAACGATGTTAAAACTGCATATAATGCTGAAAAGCTAGGCGTTTCAATGGAATTATTTGTACGTAAGAATAAAGAGGATAAGGGTTCAAAAGAATTTTATTATCTAGGTAGAATGAATACTGCTGGAGAACCTAAACCAATTAAAATGAATGGTAGTGGGTTAAATGCTGTGGAGATTGTGTATGGTTTAGAGACTGGGGTTAGGGAAGATATTTTTGAGTATATTTGTGAGGGGTAG
- a CDS encoding HIT family protein, with translation MNCIFCSNLNKIKETNLSYAIYDKFPVNKGHILIIPKRHISSFFELQKEEKDDLFELLDEMKLLLDKAFKPDAYNIGINDGIVAGQSIMHLHIHLIPRYKGDLENPKGGVRGVIPSRMGY, from the coding sequence ATGAATTGTATATTTTGTTCTAATTTAAATAAAATTAAAGAAACAAATTTATCATATGCAATATATGATAAATTTCCAGTAAATAAAGGTCATATTTTAATAATACCTAAGCGACATATATCTTCATTCTTTGAATTACAAAAAGAAGAAAAAGATGATCTATTTGAATTGCTAGATGAAATGAAACTTTTACTAGACAAGGCTTTTAAACCCGATGCCTATAATATTGGAATAAACGATGGAATAGTAGCTGGTCAAAGTATTATGCATTTACATATACATCTAATTCCAAGGTATAAGGGTGATTTAGAAAATCCAAAAGGTGGAGTTAGAGGGGTTATTCCTAGTAGGATGGGGTATTGA